A single Blastococcus colisei DNA region contains:
- a CDS encoding tripartite tricarboxylate transporter TctB family protein, with protein sequence MHGARKDLLAGAVFVGFGLAFAITANTYEVGSALRMGPGYFPLVLGSLLVLLGIAIAVKAFVAGEGDDLGPVPWKALVLLVAALLFFGYTVRGLGLIPSMLVTVFMTAMAGRNARVIPSAVIAASLTALSILIFVIALQLRLPYFGFWLQG encoded by the coding sequence ATGCACGGTGCGCGCAAGGACCTCCTTGCGGGCGCGGTATTCGTCGGCTTCGGGCTGGCGTTCGCGATCACGGCGAACACGTACGAGGTCGGCAGCGCACTGCGCATGGGGCCGGGCTACTTCCCCCTCGTGCTGGGCAGTCTTCTGGTCCTGCTCGGCATCGCCATCGCCGTGAAGGCGTTCGTCGCGGGTGAGGGCGACGACCTCGGACCTGTGCCGTGGAAGGCACTGGTCCTGCTGGTGGCCGCTCTCCTCTTCTTCGGCTACACCGTGCGGGGGCTGGGGCTGATCCCGTCCATGCTGGTGACGGTGTTCATGACGGCGATGGCCGGGCGCAACGCCCGCGTGATCCCGTCCGCGGTGATCGCCGCCTCCCTGACCGCCCTGAGCATCCTGATCTTCGTCATCGCGCTGCAGCTGCGGCTGCCGTACTTCGGCTTCTGGCTCCAGGGCTGA
- a CDS encoding tautomerase family protein has protein sequence MPSLQLDLPLRLDIDTKRYLASQIGSVYAEVMQVPPEFITVSIHDLGPGGVWRCGAGEPEPAGLVMCDIRAGRPAATRELLARRIVDVCVRVCELEERRLKVEFTQHAGDEMYHPHLGGFAPDWAPDAGGRSG, from the coding sequence GTGCCGTCGCTGCAGCTCGACCTCCCGCTCCGCCTGGACATCGACACCAAGAGGTACCTGGCCAGTCAGATCGGTTCCGTCTACGCCGAGGTCATGCAGGTCCCACCCGAGTTCATCACCGTCTCGATCCACGACCTCGGGCCCGGCGGTGTGTGGCGGTGCGGTGCGGGCGAACCGGAGCCGGCCGGACTGGTGATGTGCGACATCCGCGCCGGCCGGCCGGCCGCGACGCGGGAACTCCTGGCCCGCCGGATCGTCGACGTGTGCGTCCGGGTCTGCGAGCTCGAGGAGCGCCGCCTCAAGGTGGAGTTCACCCAGCACGCCGGCGACGAGATGTACCACCCGCACCTGGGGGGCTTCGCACCGGACTGGGCGCCCGACGCGGGTGGAAGAAGCGGCTGA
- a CDS encoding tripartite tricarboxylate transporter permease gives MDILQNLGLGFETAFTPINLLFAFIGVALGTAVGVLPGIGPTATIAMLLPITFGFEPVTSLIMLAGIYYGAQYGGSTTAILINLPGESSAAVTAIDGHQMARQGRAGPALATAALGSFFAGTVGTLALALFAVPISKAALLFGPAEYFSLVVLGLIASIALASGSVLKALAMIVLGLLLGTVGQDTFSGTPRFTFGLRELYGGLDFVALAVGLFGVAEILRNLEGDITRSVMVQKVKNLWLTKDDFRRIRGPVLRGTGLGTVLGVLPGAGHVLASFVSYSAEKRVSKRPQEFGKGAIEGVAGPESANNAAAQTQFVPLLTLGLPVSPIMALLLGAFIIQGIVPGPNVITDEPELVWGLIASMWIGNFFLVLLNLPLIGLWVKMLTIPYRILFPAIIAFASIGTFSINRNPFDVYAIAFFGILGYVLIKLGNEPAPLLLGFVLGPLLETYLRRSLIISDGDPSVFVTRPISLVLLLLALGAFVLAVLPSVRRKRDEVFEDED, from the coding sequence ATGGACATCCTCCAGAACCTCGGCCTCGGGTTCGAGACGGCATTCACGCCGATCAACCTGCTCTTCGCCTTCATCGGCGTGGCGCTGGGCACCGCGGTGGGGGTGCTGCCGGGCATCGGCCCGACGGCGACCATCGCCATGCTGCTCCCGATCACCTTCGGCTTCGAGCCGGTCACCTCGCTGATCATGCTGGCCGGCATCTACTACGGCGCCCAGTACGGCGGGTCGACCACCGCCATCCTGATCAACCTGCCGGGTGAGTCCTCGGCGGCGGTGACCGCGATCGACGGGCACCAGATGGCCAGGCAGGGCCGGGCCGGCCCGGCGCTGGCCACGGCCGCGCTGGGCTCCTTCTTCGCCGGGACGGTGGGCACGCTCGCCCTGGCCCTGTTCGCGGTCCCGATCTCCAAGGCCGCCCTGCTGTTCGGCCCGGCGGAGTACTTCTCGCTGGTGGTCCTGGGGCTCATCGCCTCGATCGCGCTGGCGAGCGGGTCGGTGCTCAAAGCGCTGGCGATGATCGTGCTCGGGCTGCTGCTGGGCACGGTCGGGCAGGACACCTTCTCGGGCACCCCGCGCTTCACCTTCGGCCTCCGTGAGCTGTACGGCGGTCTCGACTTCGTCGCCCTGGCCGTGGGCCTGTTCGGCGTCGCGGAGATCCTCCGCAACCTCGAGGGGGACATCACCCGCAGCGTCATGGTGCAGAAGGTCAAGAACCTCTGGCTCACCAAGGACGACTTCCGCCGGATCCGAGGCCCGGTGCTGCGCGGCACCGGCCTGGGAACCGTGCTGGGCGTGCTCCCGGGCGCCGGTCACGTGCTCGCCTCGTTCGTCTCCTATTCGGCGGAGAAGCGGGTCTCCAAGCGCCCCCAGGAGTTCGGCAAGGGCGCCATCGAGGGCGTCGCCGGCCCGGAGTCGGCGAACAACGCCGCCGCGCAGACCCAGTTCGTGCCGCTGCTGACCCTGGGGTTGCCCGTCAGCCCGATCATGGCGCTGCTGCTGGGCGCCTTCATCATCCAGGGGATCGTGCCGGGACCGAACGTCATCACCGACGAACCGGAACTGGTCTGGGGCCTCATCGCGTCGATGTGGATCGGCAACTTCTTCCTGGTGCTGCTGAACCTGCCGCTGATCGGGCTGTGGGTGAAGATGCTGACGATTCCCTACCGGATCCTCTTCCCGGCGATCATCGCGTTCGCATCGATCGGGACCTTCTCCATCAACCGCAACCCCTTCGACGTCTACGCGATCGCGTTCTTCGGCATCCTGGGGTACGTCCTGATCAAGCTGGGCAACGAGCCGGCGCCGCTGCTGCTGGGCTTCGTGCTCGGGCCGCTGCTGGAGACCTACCTGCGCCGCTCGCTGATCATCTCCGACGGGGACCCGAGCGTCTTCGTCACCCGGCCGATCTCCCTGGTGCTCCTGCTCCTCGCCCTCGGCGCGTTCGTGCTGGCCGTGCTCCCCTCGGTCCGCCGCAAGCGCGACGAGGTCTTCGAGGACGAGGACTGA
- a CDS encoding sensor histidine kinase produces MRRPDLPLRRRSRPTSLARQLLLLQGLVVAVIVLTATAVAYVNAQRTAQHDAEVQARAIVGALTNSPLVVDAVTGPRPTEVLQPYVEAVRSDTGTSFITVFAPDRTRYTHPDPSQIGRSFIGTIQPALAGRTFTETYAGTLGPSVRATGPIFGPDGEVVGLVSAGITLDAIGADLARSLPGILGVGLVTLAVGSTGSWLISRRLRRQTRGLGAPALARMLDYYQAVLHAVREGLLVVDGDRRVQLVNDEARRLLSLDADPGGRPVSELNLSADLTETLWRQQQTVDEVHVSGGRVLVVNQVPARASGNSAGAVVTLRDHTELQALTGELDSVRAFAESLRAQAHEAGNRLHTTVSLIELGREQDAVEFATAELASAQRLTDRVVDAVEEPVLAALLLGKSATAHERGVRLEIDPGTAVAATGIPSGELVTIVGNLLDNAIDAALAGEPPREVQFAAWVDSDCLEIRVEDSGPGVAEHQVPRVFERGWTTKDADDKPSPGSERGLGLALVAQAVRRNGGSVTVRPGPGAQFSVSLPVRAVVEAAP; encoded by the coding sequence GTGCGCAGGCCTGACCTCCCGTTGCGGCGGCGCTCGAGGCCGACCAGCCTGGCGCGCCAGCTGCTGCTGCTCCAGGGCCTGGTGGTCGCCGTCATCGTCCTCACGGCGACGGCCGTCGCCTACGTCAACGCGCAACGCACGGCGCAGCACGACGCCGAGGTGCAGGCGAGGGCGATCGTGGGAGCGCTGACCAACTCGCCGCTGGTCGTCGACGCCGTGACCGGCCCCCGCCCGACCGAGGTGCTGCAGCCGTACGTGGAGGCGGTGCGGAGCGACACCGGCACGTCGTTCATCACCGTGTTCGCTCCGGACCGGACGCGCTACACCCACCCCGATCCGTCGCAGATCGGCCGGTCGTTCATCGGCACCATCCAGCCGGCGCTGGCCGGCCGGACCTTCACCGAGACGTACGCGGGCACCCTGGGGCCGTCGGTACGGGCAACGGGACCGATCTTCGGGCCGGACGGCGAGGTCGTCGGGCTCGTCTCGGCGGGGATCACGCTGGACGCGATCGGGGCGGATCTCGCCCGGTCGCTGCCCGGCATCCTCGGCGTCGGGCTCGTCACCCTCGCTGTGGGCAGCACGGGCAGCTGGCTGATCAGCCGGCGGCTGCGGCGGCAGACGCGCGGCCTGGGGGCGCCGGCGCTGGCGCGGATGCTCGACTACTACCAGGCCGTGCTGCATGCCGTGCGCGAAGGGCTGCTGGTCGTCGACGGGGACCGGCGGGTGCAGCTGGTCAACGACGAGGCGCGTCGCCTGCTGTCCCTCGACGCCGATCCAGGCGGCCGGCCCGTCAGCGAGCTGAACCTGTCCGCGGATCTCACGGAGACGTTGTGGCGGCAGCAGCAGACGGTCGACGAGGTGCACGTGAGCGGCGGGCGGGTGCTGGTGGTCAACCAGGTGCCGGCCCGTGCTTCGGGGAACTCGGCCGGCGCCGTGGTGACCCTTCGCGACCACACCGAACTCCAGGCACTCACCGGCGAGCTGGACAGCGTGCGTGCCTTCGCCGAATCCCTGCGGGCTCAGGCCCACGAGGCGGGCAACCGGCTGCACACCACGGTGTCCCTGATCGAGCTCGGCCGGGAACAGGATGCCGTGGAGTTCGCCACCGCCGAACTCGCGTCGGCCCAGCGGCTGACCGATCGCGTGGTCGACGCCGTCGAGGAACCGGTGCTCGCGGCGCTGCTGCTGGGCAAATCCGCGACGGCACACGAACGAGGGGTGCGACTCGAGATCGATCCCGGCACCGCGGTTGCGGCGACCGGCATCCCCAGCGGCGAGCTGGTGACCATCGTCGGCAACCTGCTGGACAACGCCATCGACGCCGCGCTCGCCGGCGAACCTCCGCGCGAGGTGCAGTTCGCCGCCTGGGTCGACAGCGACTGCCTCGAGATCCGGGTGGAGGACAGCGGCCCGGGCGTCGCCGAGCACCAGGTGCCGCGGGTGTTCGAGCGGGGATGGACCACCAAGGACGCCGACGACAAGCCGTCGCCGGGTTCGGAGCGGGGTCTCGGCCTGGCGCTCGTCGCCCAGGCGGTCCGCCGCAACGGTGGTTCGGTCACCGTGCGTCCGGGTCCGGGGGCGCAGTTCAGCGTGTCCCTGCCGGTCCGCGCGGTCGTGGAGGCCGCACCGTGA
- the malQ gene encoding 4-alpha-glucanotransferase, producing MTSTPTTDEWGIDAGWLDALDEEHEVAQATIDQLREVIGQPPADLEERAPIVARPGDALEVDRADVVCEDGEVRSIDGELPADFPLGYHWLSSPEGRRRRLIVSPGRCWLPEDRAWGWAVQLYAARSRDSWGIGDLADLRALRRMAADQGASFLLINPLHAVAPTPGQEASPYLPATRRFRNPLYLRVAEVPGAENVDLEEDAGRALSDGSLIDRDAIWARKREVLMRIFFAHGGGEAFARWREEQGQTLQDWATWAAIVEEHGGEWHTWPAELRRPESPELAAYVEQHGAVVGFHAWLQWALDLQFTAATGDMTVIQDLPIGFAGGGADAWAWQDVLAEGVSVGAPPDAFNSQGQDWGSPPLIPWRLRDADYEPFIQSIRATMAGAGGLRIDHVMGLFRLWWVPSGGTAADGAYVRYPAEDLLDIVALESSRAQALVVGEDLGTVEDGVREAMAEHGVLSYRLLWFEDDAPAEWPADAMAAITTHDLPTVTGLWTGEDVEEQREHGTGTEEELQRGRTALLEHLPGLAEGAPVEKAVTRAHELLATAPSKLLSATLDDAVGELRRPNMPGTVDRPNWSLPLPVLVEDLPGHPLLQEVAATLAAGTANDRRPAPGE from the coding sequence GTGACTTCGACACCGACCACCGACGAGTGGGGCATCGACGCCGGCTGGCTGGACGCACTGGACGAGGAGCACGAGGTCGCCCAGGCCACCATCGACCAGCTGCGCGAGGTGATCGGGCAGCCGCCGGCCGACCTGGAGGAGCGGGCACCGATCGTCGCGCGCCCCGGTGACGCGCTGGAGGTCGACCGGGCCGATGTCGTCTGCGAGGACGGCGAGGTGCGCTCCATCGACGGCGAGCTGCCCGCCGACTTCCCGCTCGGCTACCACTGGCTCTCCTCGCCCGAGGGTCGCCGTCGCCGGCTGATCGTCTCCCCCGGCCGGTGCTGGCTGCCCGAGGACCGCGCCTGGGGCTGGGCGGTCCAGCTCTACGCGGCCCGCAGCCGGGACAGCTGGGGCATCGGGGACCTCGCCGACCTGCGCGCCCTGCGACGGATGGCCGCCGACCAGGGCGCCAGCTTCCTGCTCATCAATCCGCTGCACGCCGTCGCCCCCACCCCCGGGCAGGAAGCCAGCCCCTACCTGCCGGCCACCCGGCGGTTCCGCAACCCGCTCTACCTGCGGGTGGCCGAGGTGCCCGGCGCCGAGAACGTCGACCTCGAGGAGGACGCCGGCCGGGCACTGTCGGACGGCTCGCTGATCGACCGGGACGCCATCTGGGCCCGCAAGCGCGAGGTCCTGATGCGGATCTTCTTCGCCCACGGCGGCGGCGAGGCGTTCGCCCGCTGGCGCGAGGAACAGGGCCAGACCCTGCAGGACTGGGCGACCTGGGCGGCCATCGTCGAGGAGCACGGCGGCGAATGGCACACCTGGCCTGCCGAGCTGCGCCGTCCCGAGAGCCCCGAGCTGGCGGCGTACGTCGAGCAGCACGGTGCCGTCGTGGGCTTCCACGCATGGCTGCAGTGGGCGCTGGACCTGCAGTTCACCGCGGCGACGGGCGACATGACGGTGATCCAGGACCTGCCGATCGGCTTCGCCGGCGGCGGCGCCGACGCCTGGGCGTGGCAGGACGTGCTGGCCGAGGGCGTGAGCGTGGGCGCCCCGCCGGACGCCTTCAACAGCCAGGGGCAGGACTGGGGCTCGCCGCCGCTGATCCCGTGGCGGCTGCGCGACGCCGACTACGAGCCGTTCATCCAGTCCATCCGGGCCACCATGGCCGGGGCCGGGGGCTTGCGGATCGACCACGTGATGGGGCTGTTCCGGCTGTGGTGGGTGCCCTCGGGAGGCACAGCCGCCGACGGCGCATACGTCCGCTATCCGGCCGAGGACCTGCTGGACATCGTCGCGCTGGAGAGCTCCCGGGCGCAGGCGCTCGTCGTCGGCGAGGACCTCGGCACCGTCGAGGACGGCGTCCGCGAGGCCATGGCAGAGCACGGCGTCCTCTCCTACCGCCTGCTCTGGTTCGAGGACGACGCCCCCGCGGAGTGGCCCGCCGACGCGATGGCGGCCATCACCACGCACGACCTCCCGACCGTGACCGGCCTCTGGACCGGGGAGGACGTGGAGGAACAGCGGGAGCACGGCACCGGGACCGAGGAAGAGCTCCAGCGCGGCCGGACGGCGCTGCTCGAGCACCTGCCGGGCCTCGCGGAGGGAGCGCCGGTCGAGAAGGCGGTGACGCGCGCTCACGAGCTCCTGGCCACCGCGCCCTCGAAGCTGCTGTCCGCCACCCTCGACGACGCGGTGGGTGAGCTCCGCCGACCGAACATGCCGGGCACGGTCGACCGGCCGAACTGGTCGCTGCCGCTCCCGGTCCTCGTCGAGGACCTGCCCGGCCACCCGCTGCTGCAGGAGGTCGCGGCCACCCTGGCCGCCGGCACGGCGAACGACCGGAGGCCGGCCCCCGGGGAGTGA
- a CDS encoding MFS transporter has product MTATGTSAAGHARGTAGYRRLVAATWAAGVGCFALLYAPQALLPLISDDLGVSPSGAALVVSVATGTLALALLPMSYLADRVGRTRLMTVALVTAAVLGVLAPLAPSIEVLLLVRAMQGVAIAGLPALAMAHLSEEVRPSAVGIAMGLYVAGNTVGGLSGRVLSSVVADIGGWRAGLAAVGGLALGCAVAFRLLLPRPTAPPTTAPSDEERGHLGRHLRDPGIRRLCLTSFVLMAAFVTVYNFLGYRLLDEPFGLSPTLVGLVFLTYLAGTTSSPAAGRLGDRFGRRSVLLAGVLLTLAAVLLTLSSLLAVVLLGLVLFTVGFFAAHTSASGMVGNRARVGRAHASAMYLFAYYTGSSVGGWVGGLAYERAAWPAVVGYVAGLLVVALGVALLLRRTPPLPATPVPAG; this is encoded by the coding sequence GTGACAGCGACCGGCACCAGCGCCGCCGGCCATGCCCGGGGCACCGCCGGTTACCGCCGCCTCGTGGCCGCCACCTGGGCCGCCGGCGTGGGCTGCTTCGCCCTGCTGTACGCGCCTCAGGCACTGCTGCCCCTCATCTCCGACGACCTGGGCGTCTCCCCGTCCGGCGCCGCGTTGGTCGTGTCGGTCGCCACCGGCACGCTCGCGCTGGCCCTCCTGCCGATGAGCTATCTCGCCGACCGGGTCGGCCGGACCCGCCTGATGACGGTCGCACTCGTGACCGCCGCGGTTCTCGGGGTCCTGGCCCCGCTCGCGCCCTCGATCGAGGTGCTGCTGCTGGTACGGGCGATGCAGGGTGTCGCGATCGCCGGACTCCCTGCCCTGGCGATGGCGCACCTGTCGGAGGAGGTGCGGCCGTCTGCGGTGGGGATCGCCATGGGCCTCTACGTGGCCGGCAACACGGTCGGCGGCCTGTCCGGACGGGTGCTGTCGAGCGTGGTGGCCGACATCGGCGGCTGGCGGGCCGGCCTGGCTGCCGTGGGGGGCCTCGCCCTGGGATGCGCCGTCGCCTTCCGCCTGCTGCTGCCGCGGCCGACCGCCCCGCCCACCACTGCACCCTCCGACGAGGAGCGCGGTCACCTCGGCCGACACCTGCGCGATCCCGGCATCCGGCGGCTGTGCCTGACCAGCTTCGTGCTGATGGCCGCGTTCGTCACCGTCTACAACTTCCTCGGATACCGGCTGCTCGACGAGCCGTTCGGGCTGTCTCCCACGCTCGTCGGGCTGGTCTTCCTCACCTACCTGGCCGGCACGACGAGCTCACCCGCCGCCGGCCGGCTCGGTGACCGCTTCGGCCGGCGGAGCGTCCTGCTCGCGGGCGTGCTGCTGACCCTCGCTGCGGTGCTCCTCACGCTGAGCAGCCTGCTCGCCGTGGTGCTGCTCGGCCTCGTCCTGTTCACGGTCGGCTTCTTCGCCGCCCACACCTCCGCCAGCGGCATGGTGGGCAACCGTGCGCGGGTCGGGCGCGCGCACGCGTCGGCGATGTACCTGTTCGCCTACTACACCGGCAGCAGTGTGGGCGGCTGGGTGGGCGGCCTCGCCTACGAGCGCGCCGCGTGGCCTGCCGTGGTGGGCTACGTCGCCGGTCTGCTGGTCGTCGCGCTCGGCGTGGCACTGCTGCTGCGCCGGACCCCGCCGCTGCCTGCCACACCCGTTCCGGCCGGGTGA
- a CDS encoding tripartite tricarboxylate transporter substrate-binding protein, which produces MPLYHRDTVVARPRSARHGVGRCSRLAGLAAASLVLAACGGGGGNGGEEDPAAAEAFPEDDITFVVPFSAGGPTDTVTRLVAEPIAEELGGNVVVQNVEGAGGTIAAGQVAAANPDGYTVLMHHIGMSTAPSLYPDLPYAPLEDFEPLGLVTQVPMTIVARNDFEPQTMEELVTYLEENAGDVTLANAGIGAASHLCGLLLQEALGVELTEVPYEGTGPALQDLVAGEVDLMCDQTTNTTGQIQAGQIKAYAVTTPERVETLPDLPTTEEAGLEDLQVGVWHGFYVPTGTPEGVREKLSAAILASLEDENVVSQLGELGAAPYSQEEATPEAHRQLLEEQIELWQPIIEEAGVAAD; this is translated from the coding sequence ATGCCCCTGTATCACCGCGACACCGTCGTCGCGCGCCCTCGCTCGGCTCGGCACGGCGTCGGCCGGTGTTCCCGCCTGGCCGGTCTCGCCGCTGCCTCCCTGGTCCTCGCCGCCTGCGGCGGCGGGGGCGGTAACGGAGGGGAGGAGGATCCGGCGGCCGCCGAGGCGTTCCCGGAGGACGACATCACCTTCGTCGTGCCGTTCTCGGCCGGCGGGCCGACCGACACGGTGACCCGCCTGGTCGCGGAGCCGATCGCCGAGGAGTTGGGCGGCAACGTCGTCGTGCAGAACGTCGAGGGTGCCGGCGGCACCATCGCGGCCGGCCAGGTCGCGGCGGCCAACCCGGACGGCTACACGGTGCTGATGCACCACATCGGCATGTCGACGGCGCCGTCGCTGTACCCCGACCTGCCGTACGCGCCGCTCGAGGACTTCGAGCCGCTGGGCCTGGTCACCCAGGTGCCGATGACGATCGTGGCGCGCAACGACTTCGAGCCGCAGACCATGGAGGAGCTGGTCACGTACCTCGAGGAGAACGCGGGGGACGTCACCCTCGCCAACGCGGGCATCGGCGCCGCGTCGCACCTGTGCGGGCTGCTCCTGCAGGAGGCGCTCGGCGTGGAGCTCACCGAGGTTCCCTACGAGGGCACCGGCCCGGCGCTGCAGGACCTGGTCGCCGGCGAGGTGGACCTCATGTGCGACCAGACGACCAACACGACCGGGCAGATCCAGGCCGGCCAGATCAAGGCCTATGCCGTGACCACCCCCGAGCGGGTGGAGACGCTGCCGGACCTCCCGACGACGGAGGAGGCCGGGCTGGAGGACCTCCAGGTCGGCGTCTGGCACGGCTTCTACGTCCCCACCGGGACGCCGGAAGGGGTCCGGGAGAAGCTCTCCGCCGCCATCCTGGCGTCCCTGGAGGACGAGAACGTGGTCAGCCAGCTCGGTGAGCTCGGCGCCGCCCCCTACAGCCAGGAGGAGGCCACCCCGGAGGCCCACCGCCAGCTTCTCGAGGAGCAGATCGAGCTCTGGCAGCCGATCATCGAAGAGGCCGGCGTCGCGGCGGACTGA
- a CDS encoding LysE family translocator — MTLEAAVLTFAVVAAVLTVTPGLDTALVLRAALTRSRREAAATSAGIVAGLFVWGAAAAAGISALLIASEVAYDVLRYAGAAYLVWFGVRLLVRALGGAAETAPATGAVPTSVWRAARTGLAANLLNPKVGVFYVALLPQFLPSGSDPLLVGLLLAGVHAVLSIVWFTLLISLATLAGRWLRRPATVRAIDAVTGVMLVGFGARLALSGRG, encoded by the coding sequence GTGACTCTGGAGGCCGCCGTTCTCACCTTCGCGGTCGTGGCCGCCGTCCTGACGGTCACGCCCGGACTGGACACCGCGCTGGTCCTCCGGGCGGCGCTCACGCGCAGCCGCCGGGAGGCGGCCGCGACCTCGGCCGGCATCGTGGCCGGTCTGTTCGTGTGGGGAGCCGCCGCGGCGGCCGGGATCTCCGCGCTGCTCATCGCCTCCGAGGTCGCATACGACGTCCTGCGCTACGCCGGCGCTGCCTACCTGGTGTGGTTCGGCGTGCGCCTGCTGGTCCGGGCCCTGGGCGGTGCGGCCGAGACTGCGCCCGCGACCGGCGCCGTCCCGACATCGGTGTGGCGGGCGGCGCGCACGGGTCTGGCCGCCAACCTGCTCAACCCCAAGGTCGGTGTCTTCTACGTCGCGCTGCTCCCGCAGTTCCTGCCGTCGGGTAGCGATCCGCTCCTGGTGGGCCTGCTGCTCGCCGGGGTGCACGCGGTGCTGTCGATCGTCTGGTTCACCCTGCTGATCAGCCTGGCCACGCTGGCCGGACGCTGGCTGCGCCGGCCGGCCACCGTTCGCGCGATCGACGCGGTGACCGGCGTGATGCTGGTCGGCTTCGGGGCCCGCCTGGCCCTGAGCGGGCGCGGATGA
- a CDS encoding response regulator, with protein MIRVLVVEDEPVAAEAHRTYVDRTAGFSTAAVAGTGALALDALVRLPVDLVLLDMNLPDTHGVELCRRIRAARVDVDVLAVTSARELSTVRAAAAHGVVGYLLKPFTYAALHDRLLAYADYRIRLFSDGDARGQEDVDRALEGPRPQRQAPLPKGMHPQTLDAVVAALRTGTGLSAAETAAETGTSRITARRYLEYLAETGLATRTPRYGGAGRPETEYRWR; from the coding sequence GTGATCCGGGTCCTGGTGGTGGAGGACGAGCCGGTCGCCGCCGAGGCGCACCGCACCTACGTCGACCGAACGGCGGGCTTCAGCACCGCCGCGGTCGCCGGCACCGGAGCCCTCGCTCTCGACGCGCTGGTCCGCCTGCCCGTGGATCTGGTGCTGCTCGACATGAACCTCCCCGACACGCACGGCGTCGAGCTGTGCCGGCGGATCCGGGCCGCCCGGGTCGACGTCGACGTCCTGGCCGTCACCTCGGCCCGGGAGCTGTCCACCGTCCGCGCCGCCGCTGCCCATGGAGTCGTCGGGTACCTGCTCAAGCCGTTCACCTACGCGGCGCTGCACGACCGGCTGCTCGCCTACGCCGACTACCGCATCCGGCTGTTCTCGGACGGTGACGCGAGAGGTCAGGAGGACGTCGACCGGGCGCTGGAAGGCCCACGACCCCAGCGGCAGGCACCCCTCCCGAAGGGCATGCACCCCCAGACGCTCGATGCCGTGGTGGCTGCGCTCCGCACCGGCACCGGGCTGTCCGCCGCCGAGACGGCCGCCGAGACGGGAACGTCCCGGATCACCGCCCGCCGGTATCTCGAGTACCTGGCAGAGACCGGGCTGGCCACCCGCACGCCGCGCTACGGCGGCGCGGGCCGGCCCGAGACCGAGTACCGCTGGCGGTGA